The stretch of DNA AcctgtccctcccctccccagcatGGGAATAGGCATTGCTCTCTCACTGGGCTCTGGGGGACAGGGGGAACAGGTGACCCTTGAGCCCACATGAGCATACTGCCCAGTTCAAGGGGAGTACTTCTCTCTGCCTCCATGGGGCTACTCTGCCCCTTCCCACATGTCACCCCAGTAGCCTGGGACAGTATGACTCTGGCATCTTCTCTGTGGCTGCTTCTCAGGCTTCCAGGGCCTATCTCTGTGTCctggaaagagagaagaggaaagtgagAGTTGCTCATGTGCTGTATGCTTGGTGCCTGACCCCCTCCCGGTCCCATCCGTCTGTACAGCCCAGGATTATTGCCTTGTGAGATTGGGACAGTTTGCTAAGTCTTTGTCTGTGCCTAGCACTCCATTCCTGGGGTCACACAGCAAAAGGTTCCCAAGCCCTAGTCTTGCCTAGTGTGCATAGAGCGGTGGAGACCTCACCATACCTGCCATATCTCTGCTCCTTGTGCGCTGCTAACCAGTTAGGTCCAGACCAAATTGGTGGACCATAGACCTGGCCCATTGGGAAGTACGAGGAGCCCTGGATGCCAGACACCATGACAGTGGTGACAGGCTCTTGCCTGAGGTTGGGAGTGTGGGCTAGTGTCAGATAGACGAGTGGGAAGGCAAGCCCTGCTATGTGCTGGCAGGATAACTAGCTGAACAGGTTCCCTGGGCCCTACCCTACACCATGCATCCCAGAGTGCAGTGGTAGGGGGAGGAGGGGTAAGGTACCTCCACAGGCAGCATCTCAGGGTTCCAGTACCCTGTAGTACCAGGGAATAACTGCAGCACGTGGGCTGActgcatttccttcttttattaggCAGCCTCTGATGACTTAAGAGACGTGCCGGGAGCTGTTGGTGGTGCAAGGTAAGGAAGAGGTCAAGAGGTATTGTGGACCAGGCTGCATGGCCAAGCTGCACACTCTTACCTACAGGCTGGGGTAATCAGCTAGATTTTAACAGTCTGTTCACAAAAGTCCTACAGAGCTATTTCTTTCTTAAACTAAGCACAGATTAGACAGACTCTGGCCTGTTTTCCCTAAACTTTGCCTGATTCTTGTTATCCTGGCAGATCAAAGCCAGTTTAGTCCAGTCTGTTTTGTACAGTCTGTGAGCTAAGAATGATAATTATATCCTTAGATGTCTGTTTAAACAAGACTATGTAGATAGGGGCAGCACACAAATCCTGAAATATTAGTTCCCTGACCCTTTACAGCAGCATTTCCAAAATGTTCCCCATGTGAGGGCTGAAGTAGGCGGGAGGAGGTAGAATTTAGACATGAAGGTTCTAGGACTCACCCCAGCCTCCTTCCCTGCCCCTGGAGGTCCCCTGGGTGCCCTCGAAAGGAGTCTTTAGGAACAGATAGGTTCACGTCATGGAGCACTCATTGCCTATAGGACTAATGGCAGCATCTGAATGACCGAAGTCTTTGTAGTACTTTTGTTGTGGGAGCCAGTGTGGTCTCAGCAGGGCTGTGGTGGACAGCTGTGTCTGAGCTCATGAAAGTCTGGACTCAGATTGGTCACCTAACCTTCTGTCTGCCAGCACTTTAGCTCCACACTGTTCTAGAGACAATCTTAGCTGTGTAGGAGGCTCAGGAGATTCATAGATTGGTCCCTTGGAGTCAGGGTTGCAGCAGCAGGTTTTGGGTACAGTGTCCCTGACCTAGTCTCTCCCCACACAGTCCAGAGCATGCAGAGCCGGAAGTGCAGGTGGTACCTGGGTCTGGCCAGATCatctttctgccctttacttgcaTTGGCTACACGGCCACCAACCAGGACTTCATCCAGCGCCTGAGCACATTGATCCGCCAGGCCATCGAGCGGCAACTGCCTGCCTGGATTGAGGCCGCCAACCAACGGGAAGAGGGCCAGGGGGAGGAAGgcgaggaggaggaagatgacgAGGATGAGGAAGATGTCACTGAGAACCGCTACTTTGAAATGGGACCTCCAGATGCAGatgcagaggaagaggaaggcaaTGGccagggggaggaagaggatgaggaggaggaggaagatgaggaggcCGAGGAAGAGCGCCTGGCGCTGGAGTGGGCCCTGGGCGCAGACGAGGACTTCCTGCTGGAGCACATCCGCATTCTCAAGGTGTTGTGGTGCTTCCTGATCCATGTGCAGGGCAGCATCCGCCAGTTTGCCGCCTGCCTGGTGCTCACTGACTTCGGCATTGCAGTCTTTGAGATCCCGCACCAGGAGTCCCGAGGTAGTAGCCAGCATATCCTGTCGTCCCTGCGCTTTGTCTTCTGCTTCCCACACGGCGATCTCACTGAGTTTGGCTTCCTCATGCCGGAGCTGTGTCTGGTGCTCAAGGTGCGGCACAGTGAGAACACTCTCTTCATCATCTCAGACGCTGCCAACCTGCACGAATTCCACGCTGACCTGCGCTCCTGCTTCGCCCCACAGCACATGGCCATGCTATGCAGCCCCATCCTCTATGGCAGCCACACCAGCCTGCAGGAGTTTCTGCGCCAGCTGCTCACCTTCTACAAGGTAGCTGGCGGCTGCCAGGAGCGCAGCCAGGGCTGCTTCCCTGTCTACCTGGTCTACAGTGACAAGCGCATGGTACAGACAGCTGCCGGGGACTACTCAGGCAACATCGAGTGGGCCAGCTGCACGCTCTGCTCGGCTGTGCGGCGCTCTTGCTGTGCACCCTCCGAGGCTGTCAAGTCTGCCGCCATTCCCTACTGGCTGCTGCTCACACCCCAGCACCTCAACGTCATCAAGGCTGATTTCAACCCCATGCCCAACCGTGGCACCCACAACTGCCGCAACCGCAACAGCTTCAAGCTCAGCCGGGTGCCACTCTCCACCGTGCTGCTGGACCCCACACGCAGCTGTACCCAGCCACGGGGTGCTTTTGCTGACGGCCATGTGCTTGAGCTGCTCGTTGGGTACCGCTTTGTCACTGCTATCTTTGTGCTGCCTCACGAGAAGTTCCACTTCCTGCGCATCTACAATCAATTGCGGGCCTCACTGCAAGACCTGAAGACTGTGGTCATTGCCAAGACCCCTGCAACTGGGCCCAGGTCCCAGAGCCCTCTCATGGATGGCCAGCCAGCTGAGGGCAGGGACAGGTGAGATCAAGTGCAGGCTCTCAGGGCCTGGGGATGTGGGACTGGCACAGATACGATCTGTGGGCATCTGCAAATTAGTGGTCACTCTCCTGCCCCTCAGCTTCTCCCAGCCCCTGACTGCCCTCAACACTGTTCTTGGTGCCTTATCCACCAGCTGTAGAAGAAGCCCAGGAAAGCTGTCCTCTCACAAAGGCAGGTCAGTCCAGGCTCCTGCCACCCATTCCAGACAGGTCAAGAGAGCTGCCCTCCACCTTGGCTGCCCAATAGAGAGCCATCACTTTGACCCTGGCCCTGGCACTCTGCTCCCATGAACCCAAGCATGGCCTATAGGCATCACCTGCCTCCCCTACTCCCAGAGGTCTTAACCCTTGGTTGAACAGTCCTCAGCTGACAGCTTTTCCCATCTCTGAGTTGAGCTCCCAAGCTTGCCCTGTTGGAGCCACAAGCCCTTCTCAGGAAGGACTGGGTTGGATGTACTTTGGGAGGAGTGTCTGGACTGTGTGGGTCATCGCTTCCAGGGCCCTTTTCTTCTGGGGAGACTGAGGTATTGAGAGGGCAGAAGTTGGCAGCCCTATCCTCCTGTTCTTCTCACCACTCCTGTCTCACAGAGCCTGACTTCCCCAGAACTCCCTCCTGGGTTTCCTTCAGGGCCACCTGGGGTAGAGTAGATGAGACCAGTATGAAGGATCCTATGTCCTTGTGGATGTCTCTGCCTTCCGTTGCTTTCTTGGCTTTCCCTCCTATCGCCTAAGAGACAGCCTAGCTTATGATCTCTTCCTTTCTGGCAGACAACAGAGACCCTGTCCTGACCCCTGACTCACCTCAGTATCTCTTGGGGTTTGCTTCCTCCTTATAGCCAGCCCCCAGCTGATGATCTCAAAAGACTCCCCACCTCTTCCAGCCTAAATCTTGTGCCCAGCTTGAGACAGCAGCTTGTGTAGGAGGTGGCCCTGTGTGGCCATATCCAAATCCCACCTCCTCTTATGTGAGGCTTTAGTGGTAGCACCTTGTGTTCACTTTCATGTCTTCCCTAGCCCTGCAAGTACATGTAGAAACCTGACCCCTATCAGCCATATCCCTGCCCCAGCACAGCAGTCCAGGGACCTCGGGGGTATTTGGCCAAATCCAGTACCACAGCCCAAGGCATCTCAGCTGGACTGGGTCCGTTGAGAGGATGACATCCAAAGGACACCCCCTCAACAGGCATGGTCCTATAAGGCTGGGTACAGGGAACCCCCCCAACCTCCGTGACTTCAAGCTTACTGGAGCAGACCATTGACAGCCTGGCCATGTGCAGTGGTGGTTGAGTGGGCTAAGGACACCCGAAAAACAAACTTGAGGGGCAGTTAAGAGATTTTGCTTCTCACCTCTgcatgcacctgcacacccaggtccCAACCCTGGGCACCTGGATCAGCACTCTGGACCCCAGAGTGGCTTTACCTAATACCTCTGCCACCTTCTCAAAATGAGCTTTCAGTCCATGGGCCAAAGCCTCTGCTGCAGGTATCTCAGTCCTGGTATGACCTGCTCTGCTTCTTCCTGCTTATCTCCTGCCCAAGAGAAAGTACTGGgcactttctttcttctgttttttccccaTAAAGAACCTGGtgatggggctggcagagtggctcaagtgtagagcacctgcctaccaaggctgaagccctgagttcaaaccccagtactgaaaagaaaagaccTAATGtcagttcaaaaaattaaatgtcataagctgggcaccagtggctcacgcctgtaatcctagctactcaggaggcacagatcaggagaatggtAGTTCGAGGCcaaaccaggcaaatagttcatgagaccctatctcaaaaatacccatcacaaaaaggaaccggtggagtggctcaagaggtagagcacctgcctagcaagctgaaggcccaggtactgccaaaaaaaaaaaaaaaacctggtgaTGAAGACCCCAGCTGACCCCAGGGATGGCACAAGGTACACAGACAGTCTTCACTCTGAGGGTATGCAGATGAGGTAAATCTCCATAGGGTCCACATATTAATAATGTATTTCTTGGGGCATTGGGGGATACAGTGATGACCAAAATCCCCATGAGGCCCCAGCAGAGGCTCCATCTCCAGCCCTGGCTCCAGTGGTGGTTCCAGCTCCAGGCCCAGCAGAGACCCCAGCTCCAGCCCTGGATCCAGCTCCAGCttcagctccagctccagctccaacCCTGGCTCCTGCTCCAGCTTTGGGCCCAGAGGAAGCCCCAATAGAGATCCTGCCTCAAGCACCAGCAGAGGCCCTGGTACAAGCTGAGGCCCCTGCTCAATACCCAAGTGAGCATCTGGTCCAGTCCACCTCAGAGGAGAATCAGATCCCCTCACACTTGCCCGTCTGCCCGTCACTCCGGCACATCGCCAGCCTGCAGGGGAGCGCCATCATTGAGCTCTTCCACAGCAGCATTGCTGAGGTAGTGGCCCATGTGCTGGTCTTAGGGAAGTGTGGCAAGAGAGGTGTGGGTACTGCTGTGACACCAGTAAGTTCTGAGGATGAGGCAGGGCTTGCATGGGATCAGCCTTGAGTCCTCAGATTTTTCTGACATGGTCCTCAGTTTCAGCTGCCTCGTAGGTTTGAGGATGTGGGTAGGGAAATCCTGAGCTGCTCATCAAGCCAGTTGTCCCTGTGTCACCACCTGCCGCTGTGTAGTCTCTGGCCTAGGAACCCTCCCCACATGCCCATCTCCCACTCCCCAGCTCTTCTCTGCTCTGAGTTTATAGAAACATTGATGAGATGAGCTTCCTGCCTCTTGAATCTGAGGCCATGGGCATGTCTGGTGTGTGCAGGTCACCACGTTAGGGGGACTTACAgatggtggtggggaggaggtaCCCTGCTGGGAGTGTTTTCAAGCATTGTCTAGGAGGAAGGAAGGTGTGCCCCTTTCCACACCCAGCCTTTCTGTGTCTAGGTTGAAAATGAGGAACTAAGACACCTCTTGTGGTCATCAGTGGTGTTCTACCAGACCCCAGGACTGGAGGTGACTGCCTGCGTGCTGCTCTCCACCAAGGCTGTATATTTCGTGCTGCATGATGGCCTCCGCCGCTACTTCTCAGAGCCACTGCAGGGTAGGCACTGGGCCTGGGGATCCAAGTGCATGTTGTGGCCGGCTGAGGGCCAGCTGTGTGGCCTCAGACAGCAGGGCGTTGGCTGCTCTGGGCTGAGTCCCTCGTCTGAGGAAAGGGATGATTGCAGCACTTCCCTCCTGCAGTTGTCCAGAGGTCCTAAGGCCAGATGTAAACATACCATGGTGCGGCAAGTGCTTGGGCACTGGCTGTGACCAGCAGGGATTCCACAGCCCTTTGGGCCTCATTGGTGGCCTCAGCCATTGGCCTGCTGACTCCACTGAGCTAGCCAAAGCTTAGACCTAGACCAAGTTGCATATGAGGCCTTGTATGCATGGAGGAGGTGGCAGCTGTCTGTCAGGTGACTCATTCCTGCTGGACATCTGCCCACCTGAGACCTTTGTGCTCACCTTCCACAGCCAGTGCCACCCTcagcttctttctttccattgtagATTTCTGGCATCAGAAAAACACTGACTATAACAACAGTCCCTTCCACATCTCCCAGTGCTTTGTACTCAAACTCAGCGACCTGCAGTCAGTTAACGTTGGCCTTTTTGACCAGTACTTCCGGCTGACAGGTGAGTACCTGCTGCGCTTTGTCCTGTGTTGGGTGAAGGCCGGTGTCACTAATGGGCTCCTACCTTCCAGATGTGGGTGCATTATCATCAGCAGAGTTATGTCTGTTTACAAGCCCTCTAATTGGGTGGGCAGAAGCAGCTTCAGGAACTGCTGAGATTGCAGGACTCATGCTCTACGGGCagtggggagagggggaagggcaGATGGGGAGTGCCAATCCGGACAGAGTAGAGTGGACCCTGGCCTCAGGGGCAGGATGTTTCTGACTCATACTTCCTGAAGAGAAAGCTAAGCTCTTTCCCTAACGCCTCTGTAGCCACTTCCAGAAAAATGTCTCAGCCCTTCCTGCCTGAGATATGACTGCTCTCCCACATGGGCCTTCCTGGCCCTGGCTTTCTGAGGCAGAGACCTGGCAGGGGGAGTGGCAAACTGTGACCATGACCAGCCCCTTCCTTCGCAGGCTCCTCCCCAACGCAGGTGGTCACATGCTTGACGCGCGATAGCTACCTGACACACTGCTTCCTTCAGCACCTCATGCTTGTGCTGTCCTCACTGGAGCGCACACCCTCGCCGGAGCCTGTTGACAAAGACTTCTACTCAGAGTTTGGGAACAAGAGCACAGGTACCCTGTTCAGCTCAGACTGTAGACCAGCACCTGAGTGGACAGCAAAAGCTCCAGAGCACCTTTCGGTGCTCCAGAGCCCTCTCTGCCTCCGTCTCCCTCACTTTTTCCCTTTGCCCACTTAGCTGGTGTGGGTTTTCTGTGGGCCTTTTCCATGGCGGGAGTCTCCTCCCAGCAGTCCTTGCCTATTCAGCAGACACATCTCAAGAGTTGGCCCTAGATGCTTGGAGTGTCCTCACCTGCCTTTCTCATATGGGTTCTGTGAGCGGTGTGGCCACTGGTACTTCCAGGCCCACCATGGGCCAGTTCCAGGCCATAGCCCTGATGACACCTCTCTCTGCAGGGAAGATGGAGAACTATGAGCTGATTCACTCAAGCAGGGTCAAGTTCACCTACCCTAGCGAGGAGGAGGTTGGGGACCTGACATACATTGTGGCACAGAAGACTGCTGACCCAGAGAAGGCTCTGGCCCTCAGCATCCTGCTGTATGTACAGGCCTTCCAGGTGGACCCACCACCACCTGGGCGCTGCAGGGGTCCACTGCGCCCCAAGACACTCCTGCTCACCAGTGCTGAGATCTTTCTCCTGGATGAGGACTATATCCACTACCCACTGCCTGAGTTTGCCAAAGAACCACCTCAGAGGGACAGGTACCGACTTGATGATGGCCGCCGCGTCCGGGACCTGGACCGTGTGCTCATGGGCTACCAGCCCTACCCACAGGCCCTCACCCTCATATTTGATGATGTACAAGGCCATGACGTCATGGGCAATGTCACCCTGGACCACTTTGGGGAGGTGCCAGGTGGCCCTGCCAGAGCCGGCCAGGGCCGTGAGGTCCAGTGGCAAGTATTTGTCCCCAGTGCTGAGAGCCGAGAAAAACTCATCTCACTGTTGGCCCGCCAGTGGGAGGCCCTGTGTGGCCGGGAGCTGCCTGTTGAGCTCACTGGCTAGTGCAAGCCACAGCCAGCCCTGCTGCCTGCTATGTCTGGCGTGGTGCCTGTTCAGAGCAGGGAAGCagcctttctttgttcttttaaaagtgttttctcCCCTCCCTTTGGTATCTTAACTTGACTGTCCCTACAGAGAATGTGAACATGTGTGTTCGGTTAATTCTTTCCAATGCTGGGAGGGAGAGTGCCGGCCCCCTGCAGGGTGTCCATGTGCCATCTGCCTCCTGTGGTGTATTGCCTAGCCCTGGAGTGGGAGGCCAGGCACACCAGTATCCTGTCTGTTGTTGTGGTGCCATTGTTAACATGTGGCGCTGTGGATCTGATCAACTGTACACGTCCTTCTTGAAGTGTCAAGTCCAGTCctttgttgctgttgctgttgctgttgttgtgGGCATTTGCTGCTAATCACAAAGCTGGTAGCAGAATGCACGTGGGAAGCCCCCACCCCATGCGCCTTTCCAAAGTGGAGGCCTCCCCTGGTCCAGACAAGTCGGGGAGCCCAGTGAGGAGTCCCAGGCCTTGGGGCTGAGAGGGGCTGGGTGAAGGGGACCTAGATCTGTCAGCACCAAGCGTAATTCCTGCTGCCTATTTTCTCCATTCCAATAAAGCAAAGTTTGGCACAGTCTGGTCTTCTAGGGCAAGGGTCACTGGGGTGCTGGGGGGGGTGGGGCAGGTCTTCAGCCCAGGGTATAGTTGGCATGTGGCAGTGAGGGTGCCCTGGAGACAGAAGGGCAAGGTGTGGGTGAGGGAGGAGGATAGAGCAGCTCTCCAGGGGACCTTGCTAGACAGGACCACGCTGGGCTGTGGCCAAACCAGGAGACTGGGGCAAATGAGAAGAATCCAGAAAGCTCAGGGCACCTTTGTCACAGCAGACTGCCCCTCTGCGACAGTCTCAGGTTGTCTTGCACCTCAGCCCTACCCACCTGAAGCTTAGCCTGCTGTGGGGATGAGGCCCGGAGTCAGATTGCTGGCACCTGGGGCATCAGGGGTCTCACCAAGATGACTCTTGAGTGGAAACGGGAGGTAGACCCAGttggtagacacacacacacacacacacacatcgccTGTccctctctgtcacacacacacacacacacacacatcgccTGTCCCTCTCTGTTCCCATGACAGAGATACAGGTTGCCTCGGGAGCCCTACCTTAGGACCTTGGGTTTCTTTGAGAGCTAACCCTGGGCCCTACCCTTCCTCCACTTCTTTCCTATTGCTAGAGCAGGGCCTTGCTCCCCACTCACCTTTCATCTGGGCCAGGCAGGGTTATGGAGAGATAAGTGGAATGGCCAACCTACCTCCAGGGCCTGCTCTGCTGCCACTTTTCCTTTGGTGACAATGGAGTGGGGATCCTGCCTGGAGGATCTGCTGCCCTCAAGAAgactctgggggtgggggaaggagcaAGGGGCAGAAGGAGTTGCTTGAAAAAGTTCTCCCACCCGCAGTGCACCACCTAGTCAAACCTCAAAGTTCAACCCAATGACCCTCCAAGCTGATGGGGTAGAGGACGCTGAGGGGGAGAAGGAGCAAGTGAGTAGTTTCTGAGCCAGGCCTTTCCTTTACAAATGGCCAAACCAGGAAATGCTTGCCTCTCTCCATCTCCATGATATCCACCAAAACCAGGGATAgtaggactgggatgtagctcagtggcaaagcacgCACTTATACAAAGATATATCTAGGagtggtgattcacacctgtaatcccggcactcaggcagctgaggcagtaggattgtCAGTTCAAGACCAatgtgggctacacagcaagtctctcacctcaaaaaaaaaaaaaaagaagaaggaggtggggagagggagagaagaggaagagaagggagagagggagagggaggaaaggaagggaaggaaatcagGGTAGTGACAATTAGTACTCACCACACCCAGTCCTGAACTGTAGTCCCCAGCTGGGTCCATGAGGACAGCTCCTACTCAAGGGAGGCTGATCTGAAGTACAGGTTTAGCTGAGCTACCTCAGACAAGATGCCTAAGCTCTCTGAGCTATAGTTTCTGTACCAGTAACAAAGACAATGAAAGTAATCacgttcattcattctttcattctacGCATCTGTACTATCTACTCTGTACCAGTCAGGCTCAGTCCCTTGTCTCCACAGTTGACACTCCAGGGGGAGACAGAAAATAAGCTAAGCCAGTTGGTGGTCAGTGCCAGAGGTGATGAAATCAGGTCCTGGCCCACCTGGCAGGCAGCCTGGGAGCTATCTGAGCTGGTGGCTTATGTAAAAAGGAGAAACTTGGGCTTGGCTGTAACTCAGAGGCAATACAGCACCTAGAGTATGGTATGAGACCCTGaaccatccccagcaccacaataacaACCTTAAACTAattaaatcaaaaaagaaaacaaacactaaaaGACTAATTAAATCAAATGTTAAttagagcaaagaaaacaattgaaTCAGGCAGCCTTCAGAACCAGAAGAGGTTCTGAGAACAGCAGTTGCAATCAGGAGGTATTTATAGAAAACAAAAGTGAGGCCAGAAGACAATTTAAGAGGTTACAGCTTAACTGGTTACAGTTAAACTCAGTGCTGTGATTGAATTCATATTGGTCTGGTCAGCTGGACCTTGTGCTGGAGCTCAATCCAAACCAATGTTTTTGACACTTTTGACCTAAAACAGGAGCCAGC from Castor canadensis chromosome 10, mCasCan1.hap1v2, whole genome shotgun sequence encodes:
- the Nisch gene encoding nischarin isoform X1 — translated: MAAAAARSFGPEREAEPAKEARVVGSEFVDTYTVYIIQVTDGSHEWTVKHRYSDFHDLHEKLVAERKIDKNLLPPKKIIGKNSRSLVEKREKDLEVYLQTLLAAFPGVAPRVLAHFLHFQFYEINGITAALAEELFEKGEQLLGAGEVFAIRPLQLYAVTEQLSQGKPTCASGDAKTDLGHILDFTCRLKYLKVSGTEGPFGTSNIQEQLLPFDLSIFKSLHQVEISHCDAKHIQGLVTSKPTLATMSVRFSATSMKEVLVPEASEFDEWEPEGTALEGTVTAVIPTWQALTTLDLSHNSISKIDESVKLIPKIEFLDLSHNGVLVVDNLQHLYNLVHLDLSYNKLSSLEGIHTKLGNIKTLNLAGNLLESLIGLHKLYSLLNLDLSNNRIEQMEEIRSIGSLPCLEHVTLLNNPVSIIPDYRTKVLAQFGERASEVCLDNTATTEKELDTVEVLKAIQKAKDVKSKLTNPEKKVGEDSRLLAAPCARPSGSPLTAAPTSASLPQPILSNQGIMFVQEEALASSLSSTDSLTPEDRPIARGCSDSLESIPAGQAASDDLRDVPGAVGGASPEHAEPEVQVVPGSGQIIFLPFTCIGYTATNQDFIQRLSTLIRQAIERQLPAWIEAANQREEGQGEEGEEEEDDEDEEDVTENRYFEMGPPDADAEEEEGNGQGEEEDEEEEEDEEAEEERLALEWALGADEDFLLEHIRILKVLWCFLIHVQGSIRQFAACLVLTDFGIAVFEIPHQESRGSSQHILSSLRFVFCFPHGDLTEFGFLMPELCLVLKVRHSENTLFIISDAANLHEFHADLRSCFAPQHMAMLCSPILYGSHTSLQEFLRQLLTFYKVAGGCQERSQGCFPVYLVYSDKRMVQTAAGDYSGNIEWASCTLCSAVRRSCCAPSEAVKSAAIPYWLLLTPQHLNVIKADFNPMPNRGTHNCRNRNSFKLSRVPLSTVLLDPTRSCTQPRGAFADGHVLELLVGYRFVTAIFVLPHEKFHFLRIYNQLRASLQDLKTVVIAKTPATGPRSQSPLMDGQPAEGRDSDDQNPHEAPAEAPSPALAPVVVPAPGPAETPAPALDPAPASAPAPAPTLAPAPALGPEEAPIEILPQAPAEALVQAEAPAQYPSEHLVQSTSEENQIPSHLPVCPSLRHIASLQGSAIIELFHSSIAEVENEELRHLLWSSVVFYQTPGLEVTACVLLSTKAVYFVLHDGLRRYFSEPLQDFWHQKNTDYNNSPFHISQCFVLKLSDLQSVNVGLFDQYFRLTGSSPTQVVTCLTRDSYLTHCFLQHLMLVLSSLERTPSPEPVDKDFYSEFGNKSTGKMENYELIHSSRVKFTYPSEEEVGDLTYIVAQKTADPEKALALSILLYVQAFQVDPPPPGRCRGPLRPKTLLLTSAEIFLLDEDYIHYPLPEFAKEPPQRDRYRLDDGRRVRDLDRVLMGYQPYPQALTLIFDDVQGHDVMGNVTLDHFGEVPGGPARAGQGREVQWQVFVPSAESREKLISLLARQWEALCGRELPVELTG